One segment of Agrococcus sp. ProA11 DNA contains the following:
- a CDS encoding TetR/AcrR family transcriptional regulator, whose translation MAETQARARASLDRNSIIVGAVELADEIGLEPLTIRRLAEHLGARPMTLYHYVSGKDDIVTGMVGRVFDEVERPLPGAPWKEAIRARALSLRAALRRHPWAIPIMESRRTPGPDILDHHEALLTTWLSTGFPLPQIAHGLAIVDAFVYGFVLQEAALPFGDRDGDLSEASDGIVAPLSAERYPALVRFTTEHVMQPGYSFGDSFEVGLDLVLDGIERRGTSAAVG comes from the coding sequence ATGGCAGAGACGCAGGCCCGCGCGCGAGCATCGCTCGATCGCAACAGCATCATCGTCGGCGCCGTCGAGCTCGCGGACGAGATCGGTCTTGAGCCGCTCACCATCCGACGCCTGGCGGAGCATCTGGGTGCGCGACCGATGACGCTGTACCACTACGTGAGCGGCAAGGACGACATCGTCACGGGGATGGTCGGCCGCGTCTTCGACGAGGTCGAGCGCCCGCTCCCGGGCGCCCCGTGGAAGGAAGCGATCCGCGCGCGCGCACTGTCGCTCCGGGCAGCGCTGCGACGCCACCCGTGGGCGATCCCCATCATGGAGTCGCGGCGCACCCCGGGCCCCGACATCCTCGACCATCACGAGGCATTGCTGACGACCTGGCTCAGCACGGGCTTCCCGCTGCCGCAGATCGCGCACGGACTGGCGATCGTGGACGCGTTCGTCTACGGATTCGTCCTGCAGGAGGCGGCGCTCCCGTTCGGCGATCGCGACGGCGACCTCAGCGAGGCGAGCGACGGGATCGTCGCGCCTCTGTCAGCGGAGCGATATCCGGCGCTCGTGCGCTTCACCACCGAGCACGTCATGCAACCCGGATACAGCTTCGGAGACTCGTTCGAGGTCGGGCTTGACCTCGTCCTCGACGGCATCGAGCGGCGCGGAACCAGCGCCGCCGTCGGCTAG
- a CDS encoding DoxX family protein, giving the protein MIIALWILNALLALAFIAAGAMKLLRPKPALVANGLAWADDYRDSTVKLIGAAELVGGLGLILPLLTNIAPVLTPIAAVALAIVMIGAIAVHARRKESATPSIVLGALAAASAVLGFLVVL; this is encoded by the coding sequence ATGATCATCGCCCTGTGGATCCTCAACGCCCTGCTCGCCCTGGCTTTCATCGCCGCCGGAGCGATGAAGCTCCTGCGGCCCAAGCCGGCGCTGGTCGCGAATGGCCTGGCGTGGGCGGACGACTACCGCGACTCGACGGTCAAGCTCATCGGCGCCGCCGAACTGGTCGGCGGCCTCGGCCTGATCCTGCCCCTGCTCACGAACATCGCACCGGTTCTGACACCGATCGCTGCCGTCGCACTGGCCATCGTCATGATCGGCGCGATCGCGGTGCACGCCCGCCGCAAGGAGAGTGCAACACCGTCGATCGTTCTCGGCGCACTCGCCGCTGCGAGCGCAGTGCTCGGGTTTCTCGTCGTGCTCTGA
- a CDS encoding helix-turn-helix domain-containing protein — MARMLSSDPAPPAPTGYERSCEGGPGGTEHGRAIREVLDRIGDKWSLLVIATLRQERHRFTALQRHIPGISQRMLTLTLRQLERDGLVTRTVYAEVPPRVEYELTELGGTLITLAMALADWAIDNHPRIEIARKAYDDTHPR; from the coding sequence ATGGCGCGCATGCTCTCCAGCGATCCGGCCCCACCGGCCCCCACCGGCTATGAACGGTCCTGCGAGGGTGGCCCAGGCGGCACTGAGCACGGACGCGCGATCCGCGAGGTCCTCGATCGCATCGGCGACAAGTGGTCCCTCCTGGTCATCGCCACGTTGCGACAGGAGCGACACCGGTTCACCGCGCTGCAGCGCCATATTCCGGGGATCTCCCAGCGCATGCTCACCCTCACCCTCCGTCAGCTCGAACGAGACGGGCTGGTCACCCGGACCGTGTACGCCGAAGTGCCTCCCCGCGTCGAGTACGAGCTCACCGAGCTTGGCGGCACGCTCATCACCCTCGCGATGGCGCTCGCCGATTGGGCGATCGACAATCACCCGCGCATCGAGATCGCTCGGAAGGCATACGACGACACTCACCCGCGCTGA
- the nrdF gene encoding class 1b ribonucleoside-diphosphate reductase subunit beta: MDTQDTAASAFEEIADAPVDADAHEAIEAERAETQQALAEGAAQTEAQQRQHRHNRLVQAINWNRIEDDKDLEVWNRLVNNFWLPEKVPLSNDVQSWGTLTEAEKLLTMRVFTGLTLLDTIQGTVGAVSLIPDAITPHEEAVYTNIAFMESVHAKSYSSIFSTLASTKEIDEAFRWSQENPYLQRKAEIIVDYYEGDDPLKRKVASTLLESFLFYSGFYLPMHWSSRAKLTNTADLIRLIIRDEAVHGYYIGYKFQKGYEKLSKQEQDELKDYTYSLLYELYENESKYTADLYDSVGLTEDVKKFLHYNANKALMNLGFEPLFPSTVADVSPAILSALSPNADENHDFFSGSGSSYVIGKAEATEDDDWDF; encoded by the coding sequence ATGGACACCCAGGACACCGCAGCGAGCGCGTTCGAGGAGATCGCGGACGCACCCGTGGATGCCGACGCGCACGAGGCCATCGAGGCCGAGCGCGCCGAGACCCAGCAGGCGCTCGCCGAGGGCGCCGCGCAGACCGAGGCGCAGCAGCGTCAGCACCGCCACAACCGGCTGGTGCAGGCGATCAACTGGAACCGCATCGAGGACGACAAGGATCTCGAGGTCTGGAACCGCCTCGTGAACAACTTCTGGCTGCCCGAGAAGGTGCCGCTGTCGAACGACGTGCAGTCCTGGGGCACGCTCACCGAGGCCGAGAAGCTGCTCACGATGCGCGTCTTCACCGGGCTGACCCTGCTCGACACCATCCAGGGCACGGTCGGCGCCGTCTCGCTCATCCCCGATGCGATCACCCCGCACGAGGAGGCCGTCTACACGAACATCGCGTTCATGGAGTCGGTGCACGCGAAGTCGTACTCGTCGATCTTCTCGACGCTCGCGTCGACGAAGGAGATCGATGAGGCCTTCCGCTGGTCGCAGGAGAACCCCTACCTGCAGCGCAAGGCCGAGATCATCGTCGACTACTACGAGGGCGACGACCCGCTGAAGCGCAAGGTCGCCTCGACGCTGCTCGAGTCGTTCCTGTTCTACTCGGGCTTCTACCTGCCGATGCACTGGTCGAGCCGGGCGAAGCTGACGAACACGGCCGACCTCATCCGCCTCATCATCCGTGACGAGGCCGTGCACGGCTACTACATCGGCTACAAGTTCCAGAAGGGCTACGAGAAGCTCTCGAAGCAGGAGCAGGACGAGCTCAAGGACTACACGTACTCGCTGCTCTACGAGCTCTACGAGAACGAGTCGAAGTACACGGCCGACCTGTACGACAGCGTCGGCCTGACCGAGGACGTCAAGAAGTTCCTGCACTACAACGCGAACAAGGCGCTCATGAACCTCGGCTTCGAGCCGCTGTTCCCGTCGACGGTCGCCGACGTGTCGCCGGCGATCCTCTCGGCCCTGTCGCCGAACGCCGACGAGAACCACGACTTCTTCTCGGGCTCCGGCTCCTCCTACGTCATCGGCAAGGCCGAGGCCACCGAGGACGACGACTGGGACTTCTGA
- the nrdE gene encoding class 1b ribonucleoside-diphosphate reductase subunit alpha has protein sequence MATVTPEMTTGKTAAMDYHSLNAMLNLYGPNGEIQFEKDREAANQYFLQHVNQNTVFFHSLKEKLDYLVENEYYEKEVLDQYSFDFIKSLMKRAYGYKFRFPTFLGAFKYYTSYTLKTFDGKRYLERYEDRVVNVALALAAGNETLAEQIVDEVVNGRFQPATPTFLNAGKKQRGELVSCFLLRIEDNMESIGRSINSALQLSKRGGGVAFNLTNIREYGAPIKQIQNQSSGVIPVMKLFEDSFSYANQLGARQGAGAVYLQAHHPDIMRFLDTKRENADEKIRIKTLSLGVVVPDITFELAKKGEDMYLFSPYDVERVYGVPFSDISVTEKYHEMVDDARITKTKINAREFFQTLAEIQFESGYPYVMFEDTVNRANPIDGRINMSNLCSEILQVNTPSTYDDNLDYESVGKDISCNLGSMNIALAMDAPDFGRTVETAIRALTAVSDQSNIGSVPSIARGNDMSHAIGLGQMNLHGYLGRERIHYGSEEGIDFTNIYFYTVLFHALRASNLIAQETGTTFDGFERSKYASGEFFEKYTQQQWKPATARVQELFDTAEVAIPTQDDWRALQALVQQHGIYNQNLQAVPPTGSISYINNSTSSIHPIASKIEIRKEGKLGRVYYPAPFMTNDNLEFFQDAYEIGPEKIIDTYAAATQHVDQGLSLTLFFKDTATTRDINKAQISAWRKGIKTIYYVRLRQLALEGTEVDGCVSCML, from the coding sequence ATGGCAACGGTGACGCCCGAGATGACGACGGGCAAGACGGCAGCGATGGATTACCACTCGCTGAACGCGATGCTCAACCTGTATGGACCGAACGGCGAGATCCAGTTCGAGAAGGACCGCGAGGCTGCGAACCAGTACTTCCTGCAGCACGTCAACCAGAACACGGTCTTCTTCCACTCGCTGAAGGAGAAGCTCGACTACCTGGTCGAGAACGAGTACTACGAGAAGGAGGTGCTCGACCAGTACTCCTTCGACTTCATCAAGTCGCTCATGAAGCGCGCCTACGGCTACAAGTTCCGCTTCCCGACCTTCCTCGGCGCGTTCAAGTACTACACCTCGTACACGCTGAAGACGTTCGACGGCAAGCGCTACCTGGAGCGCTACGAGGATCGCGTCGTGAACGTCGCGCTCGCCCTCGCGGCCGGCAACGAGACGCTCGCCGAGCAGATCGTCGACGAGGTCGTGAACGGCCGCTTCCAGCCGGCCACCCCCACCTTCCTCAACGCCGGCAAGAAGCAGCGCGGCGAGCTCGTCTCCTGCTTCCTGCTCCGCATCGAGGACAACATGGAGTCGATCGGTCGCTCGATCAACTCGGCGCTGCAGCTCTCCAAGCGCGGCGGCGGCGTGGCCTTCAACCTCACGAACATCCGCGAGTACGGCGCGCCGATCAAGCAGATCCAGAACCAGTCCTCCGGCGTCATCCCCGTGATGAAGCTGTTCGAAGACAGCTTCTCCTACGCGAACCAGCTGGGTGCCCGTCAGGGCGCGGGCGCGGTGTACCTGCAGGCGCACCACCCCGACATCATGCGGTTCCTCGACACCAAGCGCGAGAACGCCGACGAGAAGATCCGCATCAAGACGCTCTCGCTGGGCGTCGTGGTGCCGGACATCACGTTCGAGCTGGCGAAGAAGGGCGAGGACATGTACCTCTTCTCGCCCTACGACGTCGAGCGCGTCTACGGCGTGCCCTTCAGCGACATCTCGGTGACCGAGAAGTACCACGAGATGGTCGACGACGCTCGCATCACCAAGACGAAGATCAACGCCCGCGAGTTCTTCCAGACGCTGGCCGAGATCCAGTTCGAGTCGGGCTACCCCTACGTGATGTTCGAGGACACCGTCAACCGGGCCAACCCGATCGACGGCCGCATCAACATGTCGAACCTCTGCAGCGAGATCCTCCAGGTCAACACCCCGTCGACCTACGACGACAACCTCGACTACGAGTCGGTCGGCAAGGACATCTCCTGCAACCTCGGTTCGATGAACATCGCGCTGGCGATGGACGCGCCTGACTTCGGCCGCACGGTCGAGACGGCGATCCGCGCCCTGACCGCGGTGTCGGACCAGTCGAACATCGGCTCCGTGCCGTCGATCGCCCGAGGCAACGACATGAGCCACGCCATCGGCCTCGGCCAGATGAACCTGCACGGCTACCTCGGTCGCGAGCGCATCCACTACGGCTCCGAGGAGGGGATCGACTTCACGAACATCTACTTCTACACGGTGCTGTTCCACGCCCTGCGGGCGTCGAACCTCATCGCGCAGGAGACCGGCACGACGTTCGACGGCTTCGAGCGGTCGAAGTACGCCTCCGGCGAGTTCTTCGAGAAGTACACCCAGCAGCAGTGGAAGCCGGCGACCGCCCGCGTGCAGGAACTGTTCGACACCGCAGAGGTGGCGATCCCGACGCAGGACGACTGGCGCGCGCTGCAGGCGCTCGTGCAGCAGCACGGCATCTACAACCAGAACCTGCAGGCGGTGCCGCCGACCGGCTCGATCTCCTACATCAACAACTCGACGTCGTCGATCCACCCGATCGCGTCGAAGATCGAGATCCGCAAGGAGGGCAAGCTCGGTCGCGTCTACTACCCGGCGCCGTTCATGACGAACGACAACCTGGAGTTCTTCCAGGACGCGTACGAGATCGGCCCGGAGAAGATCATCGACACCTACGCCGCGGCAACGCAGCACGTCGACCAGGGCCTGTCGCTGACGCTGTTCTTCAAGGACACCGCCACGACGCGCGACATCAACAAGGCCCAGATCTCCGCATGGCGCAAGGGCATCAAGACGATCTACTACGTGCGACTGCGCCAGCTGGCGCTCGAGGGCACGGAAGTGGACGGCTGCGTCAGCTGCATGCTGTGA
- the nrdI gene encoding class Ib ribonucleoside-diphosphate reductase assembly flavoprotein NrdI — protein MPSVALEAPVVDLVYFSSVSGNTARFVEKLDRPAARIPLYPKDPPLKQREPYVLIVPTYGSGNGEGAVPKQVIRFLNDEENRKHLRGVIAAGNTNFGAGYGLAGDIIARKCGVPHLYRFELFGTADDVRVVNEGLEALWQR, from the coding sequence ATGCCCTCGGTGGCGCTGGAGGCCCCCGTGGTCGACCTGGTCTACTTCTCGAGCGTCTCGGGCAACACTGCCCGATTCGTCGAGAAGCTCGACCGGCCGGCAGCGCGGATCCCGCTCTACCCGAAGGATCCGCCGCTCAAGCAGCGGGAGCCCTACGTGCTCATCGTGCCGACCTACGGCAGCGGCAACGGCGAGGGCGCCGTGCCGAAGCAGGTCATCCGGTTCCTCAACGACGAGGAGAACCGCAAGCATCTGCGCGGGGTGATCGCGGCCGGCAACACCAACTTCGGTGCGGGCTACGGGCTCGCGGGCGACATCATCGCCCGCAAGTGCGGGGTGCCGCACCTCTATCGATTCGAACTGTTCGGAACTGCAGACGACGTGCGCGTCGTCAATGAAGGATTGGAAGCACTATGGCAACGGTGA
- the nrdH gene encoding glutaredoxin-like protein NrdH encodes MTVTVYSKPACVQCTMTTRALDAQGIDYEIFDVTADDKALQTVRDLGYMQAPVVIADEDHWSGFQPDRIKAIIAA; translated from the coding sequence ATGACCGTCACCGTCTACTCCAAGCCCGCATGCGTCCAGTGCACGATGACCACCCGCGCGCTCGACGCGCAGGGCATCGACTACGAGATCTTCGACGTCACCGCCGACGACAAGGCACTGCAGACGGTTCGGGACCTCGGCTACATGCAGGCCCCCGTCGTGATCGCCGACGAGGACCACTGGTCGGGCTTCCAGCCGGATCGCATCAAGGCGATCATCGCGGCCTGA
- a CDS encoding ABC transporter substrate-binding protein has product MIRRRSRLLTITALSAGALVALTGCGGSNFGGSADPGTSGEADPGAEQGPIVIGAVLDITGVGANLGVPEQNTLNMLADQLNEDGGIDGREVELIVLDNQSTEDGAARATTELIENEGAHLIIGASRTGPSLAMRPIVEQAQIPTISIAANAAIVEGSEWIFKTAQNDVVVIENILDDMESKGYETVALARDATGFGEGISEMITELGAERGIELVATEAFEPSATDYTAQFTNIRNAGADANIIWGITPSAGLAQAAYTQLGIEAPVYQSHGVANSAFFEAAGDSAEGVLAPMGRLLVSDQLPSDDPQLEVIDAFIADYTEAYGEAPSSFAGHAYDAWMIGVAALEEAGTDPAALRDAIEGTSEFVGISGIFTMTPENHSGLEADALILAEARDGRWNLADGQ; this is encoded by the coding sequence ATGATCCGACGTCGCAGTCGTCTGCTGACCATCACCGCCCTCTCGGCCGGCGCCCTCGTGGCGCTCACCGGCTGCGGAGGCTCGAACTTCGGCGGCAGCGCCGACCCTGGCACCTCCGGCGAGGCTGACCCGGGCGCCGAGCAGGGCCCGATCGTGATCGGCGCCGTGCTCGACATCACCGGCGTCGGCGCGAACCTCGGCGTGCCCGAGCAGAACACGCTCAACATGCTCGCCGACCAGCTCAACGAGGATGGCGGCATCGACGGCCGCGAGGTCGAGCTCATCGTGCTCGACAACCAGTCGACCGAGGACGGCGCCGCACGTGCGACCACCGAGCTGATCGAGAACGAGGGCGCGCACCTCATCATCGGCGCGAGCCGCACGGGCCCCAGCCTGGCGATGCGCCCGATCGTGGAGCAGGCGCAGATCCCGACCATCTCCATCGCCGCGAACGCCGCGATCGTCGAGGGCTCCGAGTGGATCTTCAAGACCGCGCAGAATGACGTCGTCGTGATCGAGAACATCCTCGACGACATGGAGTCGAAGGGCTACGAGACCGTCGCCCTCGCCCGCGACGCGACCGGCTTCGGTGAGGGCATCTCCGAGATGATCACCGAGCTCGGCGCCGAGCGCGGCATCGAGCTCGTCGCCACCGAGGCGTTCGAGCCGAGCGCGACCGACTACACCGCGCAGTTCACGAACATCCGCAACGCTGGCGCCGACGCCAACATCATCTGGGGCATCACGCCGTCGGCCGGCCTCGCGCAAGCCGCCTACACCCAGCTCGGCATCGAGGCGCCCGTCTACCAGTCGCACGGTGTCGCGAACTCGGCGTTCTTCGAGGCGGCCGGCGACTCCGCCGAGGGCGTGCTCGCCCCCATGGGCCGCCTGCTCGTCTCCGACCAGCTGCCCTCGGACGACCCGCAGCTCGAGGTCATCGACGCGTTCATCGCCGACTACACCGAGGCGTACGGCGAGGCCCCGTCGTCCTTCGCCGGGCACGCGTACGACGCCTGGATGATCGGCGTCGCGGCGCTTGAGGAGGCCGGCACGGATCCCGCCGCGCTGCGCGACGCGATCGAGGGCACCTCCGAGTTCGTCGGCATCTCGGGCATCTTCACGATGACCCCCGAGAACCACTCGGGTCTTGAGGCTGACGCGCTGATCCTCGCTGAGGCGCGCGACGGTCGCTGGAACCTCGCAGACGGCCAGTAG
- a CDS encoding branched-chain amino acid ABC transporter permease: MLTDFLQLTVAGLSQGSVYALLAVGLIATYTVRHVINIAQGDFATLAGLSAISMVAAGVPLLLAVVLALATVTLASVLIERLIIARVKNLTTLVSMILTLGVSTLLQACMLLAWGAEGRRLTPFPGSDITLGGVSIRSQELWMLAALVVVGGGILLFYEKTRFGKALRAVAEQPVAARIVGISPAVASMVAFGIAGLAGASAGLASSPLHLSLWSAGLLLGLKGFVAAVLGGLVSFRAAIIGGLLLGMLESYVAGYLDSGLRDGVAFLVLILVLIIRPAGLVLRPVHSRV, translated from the coding sequence GTGCTCACCGATTTCCTGCAGCTGACCGTCGCCGGTCTCTCACAGGGCAGCGTCTACGCGCTGCTCGCCGTGGGGCTCATCGCGACGTACACCGTGCGACACGTCATCAACATCGCGCAGGGAGACTTCGCAACGCTCGCGGGGCTCAGCGCGATCTCGATGGTGGCGGCGGGAGTCCCACTGCTCCTGGCGGTGGTGCTGGCGCTCGCGACGGTCACGCTCGCATCGGTGCTCATCGAGCGACTCATCATCGCGAGGGTCAAGAATCTGACGACCCTCGTCTCGATGATCCTCACCCTCGGCGTCTCCACGCTGCTGCAGGCATGCATGCTGCTCGCGTGGGGCGCCGAGGGGCGTCGACTCACGCCGTTCCCCGGCTCGGACATCACGCTCGGCGGTGTCAGCATCCGCTCGCAGGAGCTGTGGATGCTCGCCGCGCTCGTCGTCGTCGGCGGCGGCATCCTGCTCTTCTATGAGAAGACCCGGTTCGGCAAGGCGCTCCGCGCCGTCGCCGAGCAGCCGGTGGCCGCCCGCATCGTCGGCATCTCGCCGGCGGTCGCCTCGATGGTCGCCTTCGGCATCGCCGGGCTGGCGGGCGCGAGCGCCGGCCTGGCCTCCTCACCGCTGCACCTGTCGCTCTGGTCCGCTGGCCTGCTGCTGGGCCTCAAGGGCTTCGTCGCGGCAGTGCTCGGCGGTCTCGTCTCCTTCCGTGCGGCAATCATCGGCGGCCTGCTGCTCGGCATGCTCGAGTCGTACGTCGCCGGTTACCTCGACTCGGGGCTCCGCGACGGCGTCGCCTTCCTCGTGCTCATCCTGGTGCTCATCATCCGCCCGGCCGGCCTCGTGCTGCGCCCAGTCCACTCGAGGGTGTGA
- a CDS encoding branched-chain amino acid ABC transporter ATP-binding protein/permease → MTAPLTPAKAGFFSGQRVMWLGIIALVLALVAIPFVSSSQMLSIAVFAAIFALPAIGLSLLMGLAGQVSLGQAAFFAIAAYTHAILIERYEVPDLVAAIAAIALAMLVALLVGLPLLRLRGHFLALATLGLGFIVMIVARESDFTGRTTGIYGFDRPTVFGISIDNNGYFFLFVAPFVVIAMILALNLTRSRAGRALSSVNDSELAAESLGVNTYILRLKVFVLSAAFAGLGGVFYAYQVRVVSPQVAEFHLSVEFLLMVVLGGLGSVWGALFGAFIVELLSEGLRALIPALIPGASGQVQLIGYGAVLILVILVLPGGLVGAVKQLTQRLKPRRGAATKPVEPSGEAAPPTRAFSAQLPSEEAAEIDAEVDEAATALPPMSTPVPAGETILRLEGLTKRYGGVVAVDDVTLEIPAGRITGLIGPNGAGKTTCFNMISGAIAPTSGTVTFLGREIQGKKPHVAAEEGLTRTFQNLQVFASSDVLGNVYMGRYRLGRAGIIRGMLGLQGAEQRRHEETARSILDALRLGDVATTPAADLPFGRQRMMEVCRALALEPALLLLDEPMAGLSGREREVLAELLRSLRDAGLTIVLVEHDVAQVMSLADHVAVLDDGELIALGVPEEVRNDPKVISAYLGTDVEDAEQELGQLGGNA, encoded by the coding sequence ATGACCGCTCCTCTCACCCCCGCCAAGGCCGGATTCTTCTCCGGCCAGCGAGTCATGTGGCTCGGCATCATCGCCCTTGTGCTCGCGCTCGTGGCGATCCCGTTCGTGTCGTCGTCGCAGATGCTCTCGATCGCCGTGTTCGCGGCCATCTTCGCGCTGCCGGCGATCGGCCTGTCGCTGCTCATGGGCCTCGCCGGCCAGGTGAGTCTCGGCCAGGCAGCGTTCTTCGCGATCGCCGCGTACACGCACGCGATCCTGATCGAGCGCTACGAGGTGCCCGATCTGGTCGCCGCGATCGCCGCGATCGCGCTCGCGATGCTCGTCGCGCTGCTCGTGGGGCTGCCGCTGCTGCGGCTGCGCGGCCACTTCCTGGCGCTGGCGACGCTCGGCCTCGGCTTCATCGTCATGATCGTCGCGCGCGAGTCCGACTTCACGGGTCGCACGACCGGCATCTACGGCTTCGACCGCCCCACCGTCTTCGGCATCTCGATCGACAACAACGGCTACTTCTTCCTCTTCGTCGCACCCTTCGTCGTGATCGCGATGATCCTGGCGCTCAACCTCACCCGCTCACGCGCGGGGCGCGCGCTGTCGTCGGTGAACGACTCCGAGCTGGCGGCCGAGTCGCTGGGCGTCAACACCTACATCCTGCGCCTGAAGGTCTTCGTGCTCTCGGCGGCCTTCGCGGGCCTCGGTGGCGTCTTCTACGCCTACCAGGTGCGCGTCGTCTCGCCGCAGGTGGCGGAGTTCCACCTCTCGGTCGAGTTCCTGCTGATGGTCGTGCTCGGTGGCCTCGGCTCGGTGTGGGGCGCGCTCTTCGGCGCATTCATCGTCGAGCTGCTCTCCGAGGGCCTGCGCGCGCTCATCCCCGCGCTCATCCCCGGCGCGAGCGGCCAGGTGCAGCTGATCGGCTACGGCGCCGTGCTCATCCTCGTCATCCTGGTGCTGCCGGGCGGGCTCGTCGGTGCCGTCAAGCAGCTCACGCAGCGGCTGAAGCCGCGGCGCGGCGCCGCGACGAAGCCGGTCGAGCCGAGCGGCGAGGCGGCACCGCCCACGCGGGCGTTCAGCGCGCAGCTGCCGAGCGAGGAGGCTGCCGAGATCGACGCGGAGGTCGACGAGGCCGCGACGGCGCTGCCGCCCATGTCGACGCCCGTGCCCGCGGGCGAGACTATCCTGCGGCTCGAGGGCCTGACGAAGCGCTACGGCGGCGTGGTCGCGGTCGACGACGTCACGCTCGAGATCCCGGCGGGACGCATCACGGGCCTCATCGGGCCGAACGGCGCCGGCAAGACCACGTGCTTCAACATGATCTCCGGCGCCATCGCACCCACGAGCGGCACCGTGACCTTCCTGGGTCGGGAGATCCAGGGCAAGAAGCCGCACGTCGCCGCGGAGGAGGGTCTCACTCGCACGTTCCAGAACCTGCAGGTGTTCGCCTCCAGCGACGTCCTCGGCAACGTCTACATGGGCCGCTACCGGCTGGGACGTGCGGGCATCATCCGCGGCATGCTCGGCCTGCAGGGCGCCGAGCAGCGGCGCCACGAGGAGACCGCGCGGTCGATCCTCGACGCCCTCCGACTCGGTGACGTCGCCACGACCCCCGCGGCCGACCTGCCCTTCGGTCGCCAGCGCATGATGGAGGTCTGCCGGGCGCTCGCGCTCGAGCCGGCCCTGCTGCTGCTGGACGAGCCGATGGCGGGGCTCTCCGGCCGTGAGCGCGAGGTGCTCGCCGAGCTGCTCCGCTCGCTGCGCGACGCCGGTCTCACGATCGTGCTGGTCGAGCACGACGTGGCGCAGGTCATGTCGCTCGCCGACCACGTCGCCGTGCTCGACGACGGCGAGCTCATCGCGCTCGGCGTGCCGGAGGAGGTGCGCAACGATCCGAAGGTGATCAGCGCCTACCTCGGCACGGATGTGGAAGACGCCGAGCAGGAGCTCGGACAGCTGGGGGGGAACGCATGA
- a CDS encoding ABC transporter ATP-binding protein, which translates to MMLEVTGLDAGYGRLPILHEIDIAVAAGEIVSVVGSNGAGKTTLLRAINGIIAPTAGSVKVDGVQVAGKATEKMAALGMTHVPENRLCFPTLSVRDNLMLGAWSNRGKGDVDAVLELFPRLQPRMGQAAGTLSGGEQQMVAIGRGLMAAPKVIMLDEPSIGLAPKVVAEIMQVLTKLRGRGMAVLLVEQNVRASFGIADRAVVMQRGRVVVQGTPAELVEMPEVRAAYLGGAAT; encoded by the coding sequence ATGATGCTCGAGGTCACGGGGCTCGACGCCGGCTACGGCCGCCTGCCGATCCTCCACGAGATCGACATCGCGGTCGCCGCGGGCGAGATCGTCTCCGTCGTCGGCTCCAACGGCGCCGGCAAGACCACGCTGCTGCGCGCCATCAACGGCATCATCGCGCCCACGGCGGGATCGGTGAAGGTCGACGGCGTCCAGGTGGCCGGGAAGGCGACCGAGAAGATGGCCGCGCTCGGCATGACGCACGTGCCGGAGAACCGGCTCTGCTTCCCGACGCTGTCGGTGCGCGACAACCTGATGCTCGGCGCGTGGAGCAACCGCGGCAAGGGCGACGTCGATGCCGTGCTGGAGCTCTTCCCGCGCCTGCAGCCCCGGATGGGGCAGGCCGCCGGCACGCTCTCGGGCGGCGAGCAGCAGATGGTCGCGATCGGCCGTGGACTCATGGCAGCGCCGAAGGTGATCATGCTGGACGAGCCCTCCATCGGCCTCGCGCCCAAGGTTGTGGCCGAGATCATGCAGGTGCTCACCAAGCTGCGGGGCAGGGGCATGGCGGTGCTGCTCGTCGAGCAGAACGTGCGCGCCTCGTTCGGCATCGCCGACCGCGCCGTCGTCATGCAGCGCGGCCGCGTCGTGGTGCAGGGCACGCCCGCCGAGCTCGTCGAGATGCCGGAGGTGCGCGCCGCCTACCTGGGCGGCGCCGCCACCTGA